One Fontisphaera persica DNA window includes the following coding sequences:
- a CDS encoding arabinose isomerase yields MRPSYPLKVGLFGIGLEAYWPQFKGLKRRLLGYLRLVEQRLQRPGVELVSLGLVDTPEKALAAGHQFRQADVDVLFLYVTTYALSSTVLPVVQRARVPVIILNLQPGDALDYAWFNQLGDRTRMTGEWLAWCSACPVPEMANVFKRAGIRFHQITGRLTGDPAVERELEEWLEAARVAHILAHNRVGLMGHYYGGMLDIASDLTTHCACFGNHFEHLEVDELSALRRSVTARQIQRRVAEFHQHFDIEPDCPPAELERAARTSVALDQLVARHRLGALAYYYMGSGNPENEDAISSIILGNSLLTARGVPVAGEYEVKNVQAMKIMDAFGAGGSFTEYYAVDYRDDVVLMGHDGPGHIAIAEGKTRVRPLRVYHGKVGRGLSVEMSVRHGPVTLLSVVEDGAGRLKFLIAEGESVAGPILEIGNTNSRYRFSLGARRFMEAWNAHGPAHHCAVGVGHLASKLEKLGRLLDLEVAKVC; encoded by the coding sequence ATGCGCCCTAGTTATCCCCTCAAAGTCGGTTTGTTCGGCATCGGCCTGGAAGCCTACTGGCCCCAGTTCAAGGGCTTGAAACGCCGGCTCCTCGGCTATCTGCGCCTCGTCGAGCAACGCCTTCAACGCCCCGGGGTGGAGCTGGTCTCCCTGGGCCTGGTGGATACTCCCGAAAAAGCCCTGGCGGCCGGCCATCAATTCCGGCAGGCGGATGTGGACGTCCTCTTCCTCTACGTCACCACCTACGCGCTTTCCTCCACCGTCCTGCCCGTCGTGCAGCGCGCCCGCGTGCCGGTCATCATCCTCAATTTGCAACCGGGCGACGCCCTGGATTATGCCTGGTTCAACCAACTGGGCGACCGCACGCGCATGACCGGCGAATGGCTGGCCTGGTGCTCGGCCTGTCCGGTGCCGGAAATGGCCAATGTGTTCAAGCGCGCCGGCATTCGTTTCCATCAGATCACCGGCCGCCTTACGGGCGATCCCGCCGTCGAGCGGGAGCTGGAGGAATGGCTCGAAGCCGCCCGCGTGGCCCATATCCTGGCCCACAACCGCGTGGGTCTGATGGGCCATTATTATGGTGGCATGCTGGACATTGCCTCCGATTTGACCACGCATTGCGCCTGCTTTGGCAATCACTTCGAGCATCTGGAAGTGGATGAATTGAGCGCCCTGCGCCGCAGCGTCACCGCCCGCCAAATCCAGCGCCGCGTGGCGGAGTTTCACCAGCACTTCGACATCGAGCCGGATTGTCCGCCCGCCGAGCTGGAGCGGGCGGCGCGGACCTCGGTGGCCCTGGACCAACTGGTGGCGCGCCATCGGCTCGGCGCCCTGGCCTACTACTACATGGGCAGCGGCAACCCGGAAAACGAGGACGCCATCAGCTCCATTATTCTGGGCAATTCCCTGCTCACCGCCCGCGGCGTGCCCGTGGCCGGCGAGTACGAGGTGAAAAACGTCCAGGCCATGAAAATCATGGATGCCTTCGGCGCCGGCGGCTCCTTCACCGAATACTACGCCGTGGATTACCGGGATGACGTGGTGCTGATGGGCCACGACGGCCCGGGGCACATTGCCATTGCCGAAGGCAAAACCAGGGTCCGCCCCCTGCGGGTCTATCATGGCAAGGTGGGCCGCGGGCTTTCCGTCGAAATGAGCGTGCGCCACGGCCCCGTGACTTTGTTGTCCGTCGTCGAAGACGGAGCCGGCCGCCTGAAGTTTCTCATCGCGGAAGGAGAGTCGGTGGCGGGGCCGATTTTGGAAATCGGCAACACCAACAGCCGTTACCGGTTCAGCCTGGGGGCGCGGCGGTTCATGGAGGCGTGGAATGCCCACGGGCCGGCCCATCATTGCGCCGTGGGCGTAGGGCACCTGGCCAGCAAACTTGAGAAGCTGGGACGGCTGTTGGATTTGGAAGTGGCCAAAGTGTGTTAG
- a CDS encoding ATP-binding protein, whose translation MKTLLVVGQLPSLAQAVEAAVEATRYRVVHRTDLAEAAPLLSHGLAEVCLVDADVAEVQGLWQIEKLRQQFPQVPVIVYCSQQPWAFEEEAYLHGVSHVLVKPVRARLLNAVLDRVLQENAPHPPRPAPAPAAAVMPRPAAPPPAAPPPTLDTVQVRAWQLLRDFSAVLTHSLCAEALMRQFLQFLRENLGINRAAVFLRAPPVVFGQNVAATEREALRCAGAVGLPTGLLDHFQLSLASGTGGFIAKTGRILRKESGEALQDPEILKELEVLGAQVAVPMMDRDALVGVAVFDGHLTGESLSNDELELIYHLLGELGLTIRNIWLHEQLAANHAIVSEILQQLNSACVVVARDLTVLQANKKARTLFQRGTSRPGEFEFSELPQMLGSKVFLALKTGSGVAPFRYHPPERPGAVYSVSITPFYKEEQSQPSAVLLLVDDLTETEQVQRLERENERLQLLREVSARLSHEIGNALVPLSIHQQLLAEKYDQPEFRASLDQALADGVRRIVRLVAQMKLMTRERPEQGESIPLESLLQEASLQAQQHCGIRARQIHLEPLSKPVFVQGDRSALRDALAEVLLNALQANPQSPEVWIRARLESATEGPYVSIEVRDNGAGFAPEALARLHEPFFTTRTAGLGLGLTVCRRVIEGHRGRLEVPVESESPGGCVRIKLPLMTN comes from the coding sequence ATGAAAACATTATTAGTGGTGGGCCAGCTCCCCAGCCTGGCCCAAGCCGTGGAGGCGGCTGTGGAGGCCACCCGTTACCGGGTGGTGCATCGAACAGATTTGGCCGAGGCTGCCCCCTTGCTCAGCCACGGACTGGCCGAAGTGTGCCTGGTGGACGCCGACGTGGCCGAAGTCCAGGGGTTGTGGCAAATCGAAAAACTGCGCCAGCAATTCCCGCAGGTGCCGGTCATCGTTTATTGCAGCCAGCAGCCCTGGGCCTTTGAGGAAGAGGCCTATCTGCACGGGGTGTCCCATGTGCTCGTCAAGCCCGTGCGGGCGCGGCTCTTGAACGCCGTGCTGGACCGGGTGCTCCAGGAAAACGCGCCCCACCCACCGCGTCCCGCCCCCGCGCCCGCCGCCGCCGTCATGCCCCGGCCGGCGGCTCCCCCGCCTGCCGCGCCGCCGCCCACCCTCGATACGGTGCAGGTGCGGGCGTGGCAGTTGCTGCGTGATTTTTCCGCCGTTCTGACCCATTCCCTCTGTGCCGAAGCCCTGATGCGGCAGTTCCTCCAATTTTTGCGGGAAAACCTCGGCATCAACCGCGCCGCCGTCTTCCTGCGCGCGCCGCCGGTGGTCTTTGGGCAAAATGTGGCGGCCACGGAGCGCGAAGCCCTCCGCTGCGCTGGCGCGGTGGGCTTGCCGACGGGGTTGCTCGACCATTTCCAACTTTCCCTGGCCAGCGGCACCGGGGGATTCATTGCCAAAACCGGGCGCATCCTGCGCAAGGAATCCGGCGAAGCCCTGCAGGACCCCGAAATCCTCAAGGAACTGGAGGTCCTGGGCGCCCAGGTCGCCGTGCCGATGATGGACCGCGATGCGCTGGTGGGCGTGGCGGTGTTTGACGGGCACCTGACCGGAGAAAGCCTCTCCAACGACGAGCTGGAATTGATTTACCACCTGCTGGGCGAACTGGGCCTGACCATTCGCAACATCTGGTTGCACGAGCAACTGGCGGCCAATCATGCGATTGTCAGCGAGATTTTGCAGCAGCTCAACAGCGCCTGCGTGGTGGTGGCGCGCGACCTCACCGTCTTGCAGGCCAATAAAAAGGCCCGCACCCTGTTCCAGCGCGGCACTTCCCGCCCGGGCGAATTTGAATTCAGCGAATTGCCCCAGATGCTTGGCAGCAAGGTGTTTCTCGCCCTCAAGACCGGCTCGGGCGTGGCGCCCTTCCGCTACCATCCGCCGGAGCGCCCCGGAGCGGTGTACAGCGTGAGCATCACCCCCTTCTACAAGGAAGAACAGTCCCAGCCCAGCGCCGTGCTGTTGTTGGTGGATGACCTGACGGAAACCGAACAGGTCCAGCGCCTGGAGCGCGAAAATGAGCGGCTGCAACTGCTGCGCGAAGTCTCCGCGCGGCTGTCGCACGAAATCGGCAACGCCCTGGTGCCGCTCTCCATCCATCAACAGTTGCTGGCCGAGAAATATGACCAGCCGGAATTCCGCGCCTCGCTCGACCAGGCCCTGGCGGACGGTGTGCGCCGCATTGTCCGCCTGGTGGCCCAAATGAAACTCATGACCCGCGAGCGCCCGGAGCAGGGCGAGTCCATCCCGCTGGAGTCCCTGCTCCAGGAAGCCAGCCTTCAGGCGCAGCAGCATTGCGGCATCCGGGCGCGGCAAATCCACCTGGAGCCGCTTTCCAAGCCGGTGTTTGTGCAAGGCGATCGGTCGGCCTTGCGCGATGCCCTGGCGGAAGTGCTGCTGAATGCCTTGCAGGCCAATCCCCAAAGCCCGGAGGTGTGGATTCGCGCGCGGCTGGAATCGGCCACGGAGGGACCTTACGTCAGCATCGAAGTCCGCGATAATGGGGCCGGCTTTGCGCCAGAGGCGCTGGCCCGCTTGCACGAGCCTTTCTTCACCACCCGCACCGCGGGGCTGGGGTTGGGGCTGACGGTGTGCCGCCGGGTCATTGAAGGCCATCGCGGACGGCTGGAAGTGCCCGTGGAAAGCGAATCCCCGGGCGGCTGTGTGCGCATCAAACTGCCCCTGATGACTAATTAG
- a CDS encoding beta-galactosidase gives MTTSSRYALGCAAVLLGALHLAHPAAVPAPPPLTLWDFARPFNASLITATDAQMTPQPGRALAVVTGTQHPYPGITLKAPQERWDLSRYRTVEVSLKNTGTNAVTVNCRVDNPGADGRKNCANGSLRLEPGAAGVLTVALSATPWRLSEPLELIGMRGAPGQEERLNPANVTQILLFVANPKTPHRFEVSTLRAAGGVTVLDAKKFIPFIDEFGQFIHADWPGKIQSVADFAARAKAEAAELEKMPGPPQRNAYGGYTGGPQLKATGFFRVEKYQGKWWLVDPEGRLFWSHGMDCVTPSSSTPITDREHYFRQLPPPDSPAGRFYGWGGSAPHGYYKDKPRFRTYDFAQANLLLKYGENWPQVHADISHRRLRSWGMNTIANWSDAAIYEMRRTPYTANLSFRSKLLEGSSGYWGKFPDVFDPEFAQGIRTAAERQRGRAAGDPWCIGFFVHNELNWGDDTSLAVAALQSPPEQAAKRAFLEDLQAKYGTIEKLNAAWEAQYTSWEHLRLSTNRPNVKAAGADLRAFYTRFAETYFRVIRDALREVAPHQLYLGCRFAWVNEAAALAAAKYCDVVSYNRYDYSVANHRLPQNVDRPTIIGEFHFGALDRGMFHTGLKPTASQADRARQYAEYVRGALRNPQIVGTHWFQYRDQATTGRFDGENYQIGFVDIADTPYPETIRACREVGYDMYRIRLAEK, from the coding sequence ATGACCACGTCAAGCCGCTATGCCCTGGGTTGCGCCGCTGTATTGCTCGGCGCCCTCCACCTCGCCCACCCGGCCGCCGTGCCGGCCCCGCCGCCGTTGACGTTATGGGACTTTGCCCGTCCCTTTAATGCGTCGCTCATCACCGCCACCGATGCCCAAATGACGCCTCAGCCGGGGCGCGCGCTGGCTGTGGTGACCGGCACCCAGCATCCCTATCCCGGCATCACCCTCAAAGCCCCGCAAGAACGCTGGGATTTAAGCCGGTATCGCACCGTGGAGGTATCCCTCAAAAACACGGGTACCAACGCCGTCACCGTCAACTGCCGGGTGGACAACCCCGGGGCGGATGGACGGAAGAACTGCGCCAACGGCTCCTTGCGGCTGGAGCCAGGGGCCGCCGGCGTCTTGACCGTGGCGCTCAGCGCCACGCCGTGGCGGCTGTCCGAACCGCTCGAACTCATCGGCATGCGCGGCGCCCCCGGACAGGAGGAACGCCTCAACCCCGCCAACGTCACGCAAATCCTCCTCTTTGTGGCCAACCCCAAAACCCCGCACCGTTTTGAAGTCTCCACCCTCCGCGCCGCCGGCGGCGTCACGGTGCTGGACGCCAAAAAGTTCATCCCTTTCATTGACGAGTTTGGCCAGTTCATTCACGCGGACTGGCCCGGCAAGATTCAATCCGTGGCCGATTTTGCCGCGCGGGCCAAAGCCGAGGCGGCCGAGCTGGAAAAAATGCCCGGCCCCCCGCAGCGCAATGCTTACGGCGGCTATACCGGCGGGCCCCAGCTCAAGGCCACGGGCTTTTTCCGCGTGGAAAAATACCAGGGCAAATGGTGGCTGGTGGACCCCGAAGGCCGTTTGTTCTGGTCCCATGGCATGGATTGCGTGACTCCCTCCTCCAGCACCCCCATTACTGACCGCGAGCACTACTTCCGCCAGTTGCCTCCGCCGGACAGCCCTGCCGGCCGGTTTTATGGCTGGGGCGGCAGCGCGCCGCACGGGTACTACAAGGACAAACCCCGCTTTCGCACCTATGACTTCGCGCAAGCCAATTTGTTGTTGAAGTACGGCGAAAACTGGCCCCAGGTCCACGCGGACATCAGCCATCGGCGCCTGCGCAGTTGGGGCATGAACACCATCGCCAACTGGTCGGACGCCGCCATTTATGAAATGCGCCGCACCCCGTACACGGCCAACCTGAGCTTCCGCTCCAAACTGCTCGAAGGCTCCTCCGGTTACTGGGGCAAATTCCCGGACGTGTTTGACCCGGAATTCGCCCAGGGCATTCGGACGGCCGCCGAACGCCAGCGCGGACGCGCGGCAGGGGACCCCTGGTGCATTGGCTTTTTTGTGCACAATGAGCTGAACTGGGGCGATGACACCTCGCTGGCCGTGGCGGCGTTGCAATCCCCGCCGGAACAGGCCGCCAAGCGCGCCTTCCTCGAGGACTTGCAGGCGAAGTACGGGACGATTGAAAAATTGAATGCCGCCTGGGAAGCCCAGTACACCTCCTGGGAGCATCTGCGCCTGAGCACCAACCGCCCGAATGTAAAGGCGGCGGGAGCCGATTTGCGGGCCTTTTACACGCGCTTTGCCGAGACGTATTTCCGGGTCATCCGCGACGCCCTGAGGGAAGTCGCGCCCCACCAGTTGTATTTGGGCTGCCGCTTTGCGTGGGTCAATGAGGCGGCGGCGCTGGCGGCGGCCAAATATTGCGATGTGGTGAGCTACAACCGTTACGATTACAGCGTGGCCAACCACCGCCTGCCCCAGAATGTGGACCGGCCCACAATCATTGGGGAGTTTCACTTTGGCGCGCTGGACCGCGGCATGTTCCATACCGGTTTGAAGCCCACCGCCAGCCAGGCGGACCGCGCCCGGCAATACGCCGAATATGTGCGCGGCGCCCTGCGCAATCCCCAAATCGTGGGCACCCACTGGTTCCAATACCGCGACCAGGCCACCACCGGCCGCTTTGATGGAGAAAATTACCAGATTGGTTTTGTGGATATTGCCGATACCCCTTATCCGGAAACCATCCGGGCCTGCCGGGAGGTGGGCTATGACATGTACCGGATTCGCCTGGCGGAAAAATAA
- the rpsO gene encoding 30S ribosomal protein S15 → MDKSKTIEKFKLHDKDTGSADVQIALLTERINQLTEHLQKHKKDHSSRRGLLMMVGQRRRLLDYLHQTDAARYQAVTKKLKLRR, encoded by the coding sequence ATGGACAAGAGCAAGACCATTGAGAAATTTAAGCTGCACGACAAAGATACCGGGTCGGCGGATGTGCAAATTGCGCTGTTGACCGAGCGCATTAATCAGTTGACGGAGCATTTGCAGAAGCACAAGAAGGATCACAGCTCGCGCCGCGGGTTGTTGATGATGGTGGGACAGCGCCGGCGGTTGCTGGACTATCTCCACCAGACCGATGCCGCCCGGTATCAGGCAGTGACCAAGAAGCTGAAGCTGCGCCGGTAA
- the pnp gene encoding polyribonucleotide nucleotidyltransferase, translating into MAEKVTAQVGNRPIHIETGKLAKQADGAVTVQLGETIVIVAAVAATKAKEGQDFFPLTVDYREKAAAAGRFPGGYFKREGRPTEKEILTSRLTDRPIRPLFPKGWFNEVQVQSILLSADGENDPDILSVIGASAALMVSDIPWDGPLGAVRVGRVNGQWIANPTHQERDQSDLDMVYVGSETELVMFEGSAKEISEADFMAALKFGHEAIQPLIAAQKELTARAGKPKRSITVQVVPEEILQAAKQLAGDKIVPALLTPGKLAREAAVKAVQDEVGAKLVEQFGAEKVTEFVINDAFYYIQKEAVRGLILNEKKRLDGRPFDQIRPISCEVGLLPRAHGSALFCRGETQAVTLATLGTSEDAQEFDAYAGGDTTKRFLLHYNFPNFSVGETGRISGPGRREIGHGALAERSIEPLLPLENYPYAIRVTSEIMESNGSTSMATVCGASLALMDAGVPLQRPVAGISIGLCTEMDAQGAIRRYELLTDIIGWEDAFCDMDCKIAGTVNGITGFQLDLKLKGLPHQLMAEALERAKAGRLYILGEMSKVLAAPRPELSKYAPRIETLKINPEKIGALIGPGGKNIKRIVEESGCEINIEDDGTVNIYSTSAEGMKIAREAIMGMTAEAEVGKIYRGKVVTIKDFGCFVEFLPGKDGLCHISELANFRVKQTEDIVKLGDEIMVKCLGVDEKGRVRLSRKAAMAERDRMMAEGQEGAPAPDDAAAATEAAEEQSEYTDAQPQDAERRERPERRERQAPRGGGGRPPRGGGGGGGRGRHGGGRGHHRRDD; encoded by the coding sequence ATGGCAGAGAAAGTAACCGCCCAAGTGGGCAACCGTCCGATTCACATCGAAACTGGCAAACTGGCCAAACAGGCCGACGGCGCCGTAACTGTTCAACTGGGAGAAACCATCGTCATCGTGGCGGCCGTGGCCGCCACCAAGGCCAAGGAAGGCCAGGATTTCTTCCCCCTCACCGTGGATTACCGCGAGAAAGCGGCCGCCGCCGGCCGTTTTCCCGGGGGCTATTTCAAACGTGAAGGCCGCCCCACGGAGAAGGAAATCCTCACCAGCCGGTTGACGGACCGGCCCATCCGGCCCCTGTTCCCCAAGGGTTGGTTCAATGAAGTCCAGGTGCAGAGCATCCTGCTCAGCGCCGATGGCGAAAATGACCCGGACATTCTGAGTGTCATTGGCGCTTCGGCGGCCCTGATGGTCAGCGACATCCCCTGGGACGGCCCGTTGGGCGCCGTGCGCGTTGGCCGCGTGAACGGCCAGTGGATTGCCAACCCCACCCATCAGGAGCGCGACCAGAGCGATTTGGACATGGTTTATGTGGGCAGCGAGACCGAGCTGGTCATGTTTGAAGGCTCGGCCAAGGAAATCAGCGAGGCCGATTTCATGGCCGCCCTGAAGTTTGGCCACGAAGCCATTCAGCCGCTCATCGCCGCCCAGAAGGAGCTGACGGCCCGCGCCGGCAAGCCCAAGCGCTCCATCACGGTGCAGGTGGTGCCCGAGGAAATCCTCCAGGCGGCCAAACAATTGGCGGGCGATAAAATCGTGCCCGCGCTGCTGACCCCCGGCAAACTCGCCCGGGAAGCCGCCGTCAAAGCGGTGCAGGATGAAGTGGGCGCGAAACTCGTGGAGCAATTTGGCGCGGAGAAGGTCACGGAATTTGTCATCAACGACGCTTTCTACTACATCCAGAAGGAAGCGGTGCGCGGTCTCATCTTGAATGAGAAGAAGCGGCTGGACGGCCGGCCGTTTGACCAGATTCGCCCCATTTCGTGCGAGGTGGGACTGCTGCCCCGCGCCCATGGCTCGGCTCTGTTTTGCCGGGGCGAGACCCAGGCGGTGACCCTGGCCACGCTGGGGACCAGCGAAGACGCCCAGGAATTCGACGCCTACGCCGGCGGCGATACCACCAAGCGCTTCCTCCTGCACTACAACTTCCCCAATTTCAGCGTGGGCGAAACCGGGCGCATCAGCGGACCGGGCCGGCGGGAGATTGGGCACGGGGCGCTGGCGGAGCGGAGCATCGAGCCGCTGTTGCCGCTGGAGAACTATCCGTACGCCATCCGCGTCACCAGCGAAATCATGGAATCCAACGGCTCCACCAGCATGGCCACGGTGTGCGGCGCCAGCCTGGCGTTGATGGATGCGGGCGTGCCATTGCAACGTCCCGTGGCGGGCATCAGCATCGGCCTGTGCACGGAGATGGACGCCCAGGGCGCCATCCGCCGCTACGAGCTGCTGACCGACATCATCGGGTGGGAGGACGCCTTTTGCGACATGGATTGCAAGATTGCGGGCACGGTCAACGGCATCACCGGCTTCCAGTTGGACCTCAAACTCAAAGGCCTGCCGCATCAGCTCATGGCCGAGGCCCTCGAGCGCGCCAAGGCCGGGCGGCTGTACATCCTGGGCGAAATGAGCAAGGTGCTCGCCGCGCCACGGCCGGAGCTGAGCAAGTACGCGCCGCGCATCGAGACGTTGAAGATTAATCCGGAGAAAATCGGCGCGCTGATTGGCCCCGGCGGCAAGAACATCAAGCGCATCGTCGAGGAGTCCGGCTGCGAAATCAACATCGAGGACGACGGCACGGTCAACATCTACTCCACCAGCGCCGAGGGCATGAAGATTGCCCGCGAGGCCATCATGGGCATGACGGCCGAGGCGGAGGTGGGCAAGATTTACCGGGGCAAGGTGGTCACCATCAAGGATTTTGGCTGCTTTGTCGAATTCCTGCCCGGCAAAGACGGCCTCTGCCACATCAGCGAGCTGGCCAATTTCCGCGTCAAGCAGACCGAGGACATCGTCAAGCTGGGCGACGAAATCATGGTCAAGTGCCTGGGCGTGGACGAAAAAGGCCGCGTGCGCCTTTCGCGCAAGGCCGCCATGGCCGAGCGCGACCGCATGATGGCCGAAGGCCAGGAAGGCGCTCCCGCTCCCGATGACGCCGCAGCCGCCACCGAAGCGGCTGAAGAACAATCCGAGTACACGGATGCCCAGCCGCAGGATGCGGAACGCCGGGAACGTCCGGAGCGCCGTGAGCGCCAGGCCCCGCGAGGCGGGGGTGGACGTCCCCCGCGCGGCGGCGGTGGCGGCGGCGGGCGCGGCCGCCATGGCGGTGGCCGCGGGCATCACCGGCGTGACGATTAA